Sequence from the Erythrolamprus reginae isolate rEryReg1 chromosome 2, rEryReg1.hap1, whole genome shotgun sequence genome:
acaatcagaacattcaaagggtttattccctgtgtgagttctctgatgtcttatcaggttggaattctgactgaaacttttctcacaatcaggacattcaaagggtttttctcctgtgtgaatcctctcaTGATTCACCAGACAGAAAATCTgactgaaacgtttcccacaaacagaacattcaaagggtttttctcctgtgtgagtcctctggtgatttCTTAGGCTGGATTTGTgagtaaaacatttcccacaatcaggacattcaaagtgtttttctcctgtatgagtcctctgatgaTCCACCAGgcaggaattctgactgaaactttccccacaaacgggacattcaaagggtttttctcctgtgtgagtcctctgatgattcctgaggttggaattctgactgaaacatttcccacaatcaggacattcaaagggtttttctcctgtgtgagttctccgATGTCTTATAAAGTTAGAattttgactgaaacttttctcacaatcaggacattgaaaGGGTTTTTCCCCGGTGTGAACCCTCTGATGATCCACCAAgtaggaattctgactgaaactttccccacaaacaggacattcaaagggtttttctcctgtgtgagtccttcgATGATTCTtaaggttggaattctgactgaaacgtttcccacaatcaggacattcaaagggtttttctcccgtgtgagtcctctggtgtttcaccagacaGGAGTTCTGAGTGAAACTttccccacaatcaggacattcaaagggtttctctcctgtgtgagttctctggtgtcttACCAGGTCGGAACTCTCACTGAAATATTTCCCACAATCAAAACACTGAAAGGGTTTCTTTCCTGTGTGAATTTTTTGATGTCTTACCAGGCTGGTATTGTGACTGAAAAGTtttccacaatcagaacattcaaagggtttctctcctgtgtgagttctttgATGATTTCTCAGGTTGGAAAtgagactgaaacttttcccacaatcgggAAATTTAATATGTTTctgtcctgtgtgagtcctcaggtGTCTCAAGAAGGTGGAATTTGaaatgaaacatttcccacactcCAGACAGTCATATGCCTTCTCCatggtgtgagtcctctgatgtatcaCTAAGTTGTCATTTTCGCTAAAACATTTACTACATTGGGAGCACTTGTACGGCACACTCAGATAATTAGTATGGCTGTTGTCCAGAGTGGATTCTCCCCTGCATAATCATTTGTCATTTGAAGACTGCTTTTCTCAAAATAGGCAGATGTATGGAGCTTTTCCGTCACTGATATTCTTACAAAGGTCAAAAATATGTGTGATCCTTTGTTTTGTGGTGCTTTGATTTAAGCACTTTTGTTCCTCTCAGGGCAAGGCCTACATTAACTGTCTGCCCCATGTGTTTATCCAATTGACCTACTCCTCCTCACTTAATTCCAGGTATTTCCAACTTTTCCTGAAATGGAAAAATAATCTCCttgaatgtaatgtatgttttgacTTCTGCATACTCTACTTTTTCCAGCTCAAACTTTCTTCTTGATTTTCTTTCCTTCGTCTTTCAACTACTGGGGAAGGAGAAAAGTTGTGTGGTTTTTCccgaaaaaaatgagaaaaaaattatttgttaTGCTTTTCAATGTTGCTTGCTATTCTTAGTTGTCAAGTGTGGTCTTATAGGCATCCTCTTTTCCTGTAAGATTCAAATAAAAATGTAggttttattttttgtaaaatggtttatttatttattatttatttattta
This genomic interval carries:
- the LOC139159931 gene encoding zinc finger and SCAN domain-containing protein 2-like, which translates into the protein MEKAYDCLECGKCFISNSTFLRHLRTHTGQKHIKFPDCGKSFSLISNLRNHQRTHTGEKPFECSDCGKLFSHNTSLVRHQKIHTGKKPFQCFDCGKYFSESSDLVRHQRTHTGEKPFECPDCGESFTQNSCLVKHQRTHTGEKPFECPDCGKRFSQNSNLKNHRRTHTGEKPFECPVCGESFSQNSYLVDHQRVHTGEKPFQCPDCEKSFSQNSNFIRHRRTHTGEKPFECPDCGKCFSQNSNLRNHQRTHTGEKPFECPVCGESFSQNSCLVDHQRTHTGEKHFECPDCGKCFTHKSSLRNHQRTHTGEKPFECSVCGKRFSQIFCLVNHERIHTGEKPFECPDCEKSFSQNSNLIRHQRTHTGNKPFECSDCEENPSQSQPSKTSGDSHRK